The following coding sequences lie in one Zingiber officinale cultivar Zhangliang chromosome 2B, Zo_v1.1, whole genome shotgun sequence genomic window:
- the LOC122048930 gene encoding uncharacterized protein LOC122048930, producing the protein MEQVSRDMDWNGGILSLQKNKSRLKTPEQVQALEKVYNEQKYPSESLKLLLANQIGLSQKQVSRWFFHRRMKNKKLLEIEASAIGNQKNSSSLINDQHSGVEQESCSSSKQGLAMQRKTASGRVAHSVCSNSRPHGPRIKLKEMLIQERIPAATDVSKHLFMRENKDLLSRRSLQSQGVMLDSRQYNHMTWKESYAVSSLKLKLGKLYCHEGPSLGVHFDPLPPGAFSASFTNSTYELCHIRESMQKATCNQRKHKQLFLHPNTLSNLQSNHQTHMDKLTRFYDNHNFHVEDAEDSERNRLESNCRKIVRCSKYRPKMAYGRRQHFYLNDPKASTSKAFTCLQNYYDPESLSQDEDFSNRESLRSANKNTLKKGNVVLPKKIIKSAKTLKERTEHPKLMTSKRKAIEFQRQGHAKLSRKLSCMDPSYG; encoded by the exons ATGGAACAAG TGTCACGTGATATGGATTGGAATGGGGGTATTCTTTCTCTTCAAAAGAATAAGAGCAGGCTAAAGACTCCTGAACAAGTTCAAGCACTAGAAAAAGTTTACAATG AGCAGAAGTACCCGAGTGAATCTTTAAAATTGCTGCTAGCGAATCAAATAGGGTTATCTCAGAAGCAGGTTTCTCGATGGTTTTTTCACAGAAGAATGAAAAACAAAAAACTACTAGAAATTGAAGCATCTGCAATTGGTAACCAGAAAAATTCCAGTAGCCTTATAAACGACCAACATAGTGGAGTTGAGCAAGAATCATGTAGTAGCAGCAAACAAG GTCTTGCAATGCAGCGGAAGACTGCTAGTGGTAGAGTAGCGCATTCTGTATGTTCGAACAGTAGGCCTCATGGACCAagaataaaattgaaagaaatgcTAATACAGGAGAGGATTCCTGCGGCTACAGATGTTTCTAAGCACTTATTCATGAGGGAAAACAAGGATTTGTTGAGCAGAAGAAGCTTACAGAGCCAAGGAGTGATGCTAGATTCGAGACAATATAATCATATGACTTGGAAGGAGAGTTATGCTGTTTCTTCCTTGAAATTGAAATTGGGAAAGTTATATTGTCATGAAGGTCCATCTCTTGGTGTTCACTTTGACCCACTACCACCTGGGGCTTTTAGTGCATCATTCACAAATTCAACTTATG AGTTGTGCCATATCAGAGAATCTATGCAAAAGGCTACCTGTAACCAGAGAAAG CACAAACAGTTGTTTCTTCATCCCAACACTTTATCTAATTTACAGTCAAATCACCAGACTCACATGGACAAGCTCACTCGTTTCTATGACAACCACAATTTTCATGTAGAAGATGCTGAAGATTCAGAAAGGAATAGGTTGGAATCTAATTGCAGGAAAATTGTAAGATGCTCAAAGTATAGACCAAAAATGGCATATGGCAGAAGACAACACTTCTATTTAAATGATCCAAAAGCAAGCACATCCAAAGCATTCACATGTCTTCAGAATTATTATGATCCTGAATCTTTATCACAAGATGAAGATTTCTCCAACAGGGAATCCTTGAGATCAGCAAATAAAAATACTCTGAAAAAAGGCAATGTAGTGCttcctaaaaaaataataaag AGTGCAAAGACCTTGAAGGAGCGAACTGAACACCCTAAACTA ATGACAAGTAAACGGAAAGCTATTGAATTTCAAAGGCAGGGACATGCAAAATTATCTAGAAAATTGTCATGTATGGATCCAAGTTACGGGTAA